The following are encoded in a window of Spodoptera frugiperda isolate SF20-4 chromosome 3, AGI-APGP_CSIRO_Sfru_2.0, whole genome shotgun sequence genomic DNA:
- the LOC118273873 gene encoding uncharacterized protein LOC118273873 isoform X3, producing MAITSFDISCNINKVPIESTCSALSSKGGNACQLLKINIATDRSLSSNASRRTNKSKKNISRSPYLANDGFQLLSRVTEKRMVHKKTTDIVSSFPLAVNIYKANSDEFKLPKKVKKVKKSVLTLPNDPAPMPQVCTVSDMNDSEYCEKISQDRKQKVIKKRNPIQNNRKTRMRQKDHEFYDRDARFCSQLNIAIDCSSTDMMKNFNGDGGKVFAKKKSTFCKPQSGMSGNLNDVWTVLRNINKFQFRPSPPASDGSSIPVLKKRKSYKRRLNRKDARVIETCRTEKFAYISSYELDDKSPRTFSPSSSADRITVIEKQNEFDKICKEFEKQLITHDFLKDSNNVGNTKIKSAKAKRRCRSPQRNIKAVPNVGPKEHKPTLKKKKKKTKRPVDQRSKTPRTQSSGNRDSLLDAKTLKFNYNSDVSSHKPDRNDNTSPTKGSFVYSDYSGSSKAEQPQKHDEPESISEKLTVNSSLPVNNSSPVGVTKEQLLPASSILPKQFDPPKRKPRLVTTMPSSCIMPKLTQTEIKRRLANIRFPIVVLGKDQVSSNIQVMDYDPPQFSGLEDHIWPFMKDWSPNTTKNATHHNNNINKKSVSFVSDTNSSKSRKTITEITIIKQSPIINMKKTETTETAPTSKKNVKHPPSTDIADKLLQCSKKQKSIVQLKDKMLNFLYKKTSNRNLTSSTDQTVESKPKCPVVTENKLVATENEQRPTSPTVLNEASKRKPYSNSFQKNKKSQNYAYPWAKAKWASDFIENVIRKIRNGVYYNQEHKDFGQIFPIDFKEVSVQTGSSCDSVDSTKTYRSDLSSSDLTYDLIEHPDIPGFNHTLPALEIKTLNTNQIAVKHCVTNVMVQFDVTVPAKDTKSVTSITKAISLIPLEVTDSHTKVYKCKTTIFNGMLPAEICSILPKMMNNIINSTSKTISSDSSFTICPTKTESCLSTISEQARYENAEYLNAKILKTPSISKLRRSFKGSFSNKVLIKPVHKKHVFQIDYDSCFATDLLPQVSLDDLLQYEVGPLAVELDGFRYEQLQQNMQPSNEPVTEVVQPTCTTLAMYTSSTNRMTAAFSSCDLMALMKSLWYNYNLQIHFNLSSYFEMLELQYDGQNIKLNVSLTKDNAVQQNVAVTVSNVKIDSLFEALPKGNANKRVRDKAPLKCIEYVNAALANRTKSTEASQVTITKVKRKGLYKLYRKCKSTTNLPILGDKNLHTPLSRITTMDEFFQVLGSKKLLSSVFDGYSSEKILSSIIEVDEELDY from the exons ATGGCTATAACTTCATTCGATATTTcgtgtaatataaataaagtacccATTGAATCGACTTGTTCAGCACTTAGTTCCAAAGGAGGCAATGCATgccaattattaaaaattaacatagCGACGGACAGAAGCTTGTCAAGCAATGCCAGTAGGCGTACCAATAAATCTAAAAAGAACATCTCCCGGTCTCCGTATCTGGCAAACGACGGATTTCAGTTACTTTCAAGAGTTACAGAAAAACGAATggttcataaaaaaacaactgatATTGTTTCGTCTTTTCCGTTGgcagtaaatatttacaaagcgAATTCTGATGAATTCAAATTaccaaaaaaagttaaaaaggtTAAAAAATCAGTGCTAACTCTTCCAAATGATCCGGCTCCAATGCCACAAGTATGCACAGTAAGCGATATGAACGATTCGGAATATTGCGAAAAGATTAGCCAAGATCGcaaacaaaaagttattaaaaagcGTAATCCAATTCAAAATAATAGGAAGACTCGAATGCGACAAAAAGATCATGAATTTTACGATAGAGACGCACGATTTTGTTCACAACTAAATATAGCTATAGATTGTAGCTCGACAGACATGATGAAAAATTTTAATGGAGACGGTGGTAAAGTGTTTGCCaagaaaaaatcaacattttGTAAACCTCAATCAGGTATGTCCGGCAACCTAAATGATGTTTGGACCGTGCTAAGAAATATAAACAAGTTTCAGTTTAGGCCATCACCTCCAGCGTCAGATGGAAGCAGTATACCAGtcctaaaaaaaagaaaatcatataAAAGGAGACTGAACCGTAAAGACGCACG AGTGATTGAGACTTGTCGTACCGAAAAGTTTGCATACATATCCAGTTACGAATTGGATGATAAATCTCCCCGTACTTTCTCACCATCCTCTAGTGCAGACCGAATCACGgttattgaaaaacaaaatgagtTTGACAAAATATGCAAAGAGTTTGAAAAACAGCTTATTACTCACGATTTCCTTAAAGACAGTAATAATGTCggtaatacaaaaattaaaagtgcGAAAGCTAAAAGGAGGTGTAGAAGCCCccaaagaaatataaaagcTGTACCTAATGTTGGACCAAAAGAACATAAACCtactttgaaaaaaaagaagaaaaaaacgaAGCGTCCTGTCGACCAGCGAAGTAAAACTCCACGAACTCAAAGCAGCGGAAATAGAGATTCTCTATTGGAtgctaaaacattaaaatttaattataattctgaTGTATCGTCGCATAAACCTGACAGAAATGATAATACGAGTCCAACTAAAGGAAGTTTCGTTTACTCAGATTATTCGGGATCGAGCAAAGCTGAACAACCTCAAAAACATGATGAGCCAGAGAGTATCAGTG AGAAATTAACAGTAAATTCTAGTTTGCCAGTAAATAACTCATCTCCAGTAGGTGTGACCAAAGAGCAATTGTTGCCTGCTAGTTCAATCTTACCTAAACAATTTGATCCTCCTAAAAGGAAACCACGTTTGGTTACTACAATGCCGAGTTCGTGTATAATGCCAAAATTAACACAGACTGAAATAAAAAGGAGACTGGCGAATATCAGGTTTCCAATCGTCGTCTTAGGAAAAGATCAAGTTAGTTCAAATATACAAGTAATGGATTACGATCCCCCACAATTCAGTGGCTTAGAAGACCACATATGGCCATTTATGAAGGATTGGTCTCCGAATACCACGAAAAATGCCACACatcacaataacaatataaacaaaaaaagtgtttcttttGTATCGGATACGAATTCAAGTAAGTCGCGCAAAACTATTACAGAAATAACCATAATCAAACAATCACCGataataaatatgaagaaaACAGAAACTACGGAAACAGCTCCTACAAGTAAAAAGAACGTTAAACATCCACCTTCTACTGATATTGCTGACAAGTTATTGCAATGTTCTAAGAAGCAAAAATCGATTGTACAATTGAAGGACAAAATGttgaattttttatataaaaagactTCGAATCGCAACCTTACTTCAAGCACTGAtcaaactgttgaaagcaaaccCAAATGTCCAGTCGTCACCGAAAATAAATTGGTTGCCACTGAAAATGAACAGAGGCCTACAAGTCCCACGGTACTTAATGAAGCGTCTAAGAGAAAACCTTATTCCAATTCGTTCCAAAAAAACAAGAAATCCCAAAATTATGCTTATCCTTGGGCCAAAGCGAAATGGGCGAGTGATTTCATAGAAAATGTTATAAGGAAAATACGAAACGGAGTTTATTACAACCAAGAACATAAAGATTTTGGTCAGATATTTCCAATTG aTTTCAAAGAAGTCTCCGTACAAACTGGATCGTCGTGCGATTCTGTTGATTCTACAAAGACTTATAGAAGTGACTTATCAAGTTCAGATCTTACATATGATCTGATAGAACACCCTGATATACCAGGGTTTAATCATACACTACCCgcacttgaaataaaaacactaaacaCGAACCAAATTGCAGTGAAACACTGTGTGACGAACGTTATGGTACAGTTTGACGTAACAGTCCCAGCTAAGGATACCAAAAGTGTCACCAGTATCACTAAAGCTATATCTTTAATCCCATTAGAAGTGACTGATAGTCATACGAAGGTATACAAAtgcaaaacaacaattttcaaTGGTATGTTACCTGCGGAGATATGCAGCATTCTACCGAAAATGATGAACAATATCATTAATTCAACAAGTAAAACTATAAGCTCAGATAGCTCTTTCACAATATGTCCAACAAAAACAGAGTCCTGCTTATCCACAATATCGGAACAAGCTCGCTATGAGAATGCTGAATACTTGAATGCCAAAATATTGAAGACTCCCTCAATATCGAAATTGAGAAGGAGTTTTAAGGGaagtttttcaaataaagtcCTGATTAAACCAGTACATAAGAAACACGTTTTTCAAATAGATTACGACAGTTGTTTTGCGACAGATTTATTACCTCAGGTTTCGTTGGATGATTTACTGCAGTATGAAGTGGGTCCATTAGCTGTTGAACTGGACGGTTTTAGATATGAGCAATTGCAACAAAATATGCAACCATCAAATGAACCAGTAACTGAAGTAGTACAACCTACTTGCACTACTTTGGCAATGTACACGAGTAGCACTAACAGAATGACTGCGGCTTTCTCATCTTGTGATCTTATGGCTTTGATGAAAAGTTTATGGTATAATTACAACTTAcaaatacatttcaatttaagCTCTTATTTCGAAATGCTTGAACTGCAATATGATggtcaaaatattaaattaaatgtgtcGCTTACAAAAGATAATGCTGTACAACAAAATGTTGCAGTAACTGTAAGCAACGTGAAAATTGATTCGTTGTTCGAAGCATTGCCAAAAGGCAATGCCAACAAGAGAGTACGGGACAAAGCTCCTTTGAAATGTATAGAATACGTAAATGCAGCGCTAGCAAACAGAACAAAGAGCACAGAGGCAAGCCAAGTTACAATTACCAAGGTTAAAAGGAAAGGATTATATAAACTTTATAGAAAATGTAAATCAACCACTAATTTACCGATATTAGGAGACAAAAATCTTCACACACCATTAAGTAGAATCACAACTATGGATGAATTTTTTCAAGTTCTTGGATCCAAAAAATTGCTTTCTAGTGTCTTTGATGGGTATTCTTCTGAGAAAATTTTGTCCTCGATAATAGAGGTAG aTGAAGAATTGGATTACTGA